One Pelodiscus sinensis isolate JC-2024 chromosome 24, ASM4963464v1, whole genome shotgun sequence DNA segment encodes these proteins:
- the DLG4 gene encoding disks large homolog 4 isoform X6, translating to MDCLCIVTTKKYRYQDEDSPPLEQSPAHLPNQANSPPVIVNTDTLEAPAYVNGTEGEMEYEEITLERGNSGLGFSIAGGTDNPHIGDDPSIFITKIIPGGAAAQDGRLRVNDSILFVNDVDVREVTHSTAVEALKEAGSIVRLYVMRRKALAEKVMEVKLIKGPKGLGFSIAGGVGNQHIPGDNSIYVTKIIEGGAAHKDGRLQIGDKILAVNNVSLEDVMHEDAVAALKNTYDVVYLKVAKPTNMYLNDSYAPPDITTSYSQHLDNEISHQSYLGTDYPQAMTPTSPRRYSPIPKEMMGEEDIPREPRRIIIHRGSTGLGFNIVGGEDGEGIFISFILAGGPADLSGELRKGDQILSVNGVDLRNATHEQAAIALKNAGQTVTIIAQYKPDEYSRFEAKIHDLREQLMNSSLGSGTASLRSNPKRGFYIRALFDYDKTKDCGFLSQALSFRFGDVLHVVDASDDEWWQARRVHPDSEGDEIGFVPSKRRVERREWTRLKAKDRVPGSGSQGREDSVLSYETVMQMEVHYARPIIILGPTKDRANDDLLSEFPDKFGSCVPHTTRPKREYEVDGRDYHFVASREKMEKDIQSHKFIEAGQYNSHLYGTSVQSVREVAEQGKHCILDVSANAVRRLQAAQLHPIAIFIRPRSLENILEISKRITEEQARKAFDRAVKLEQEFTECFSAIVEGDSFEEIYHKIKRIIEELSGPYIWIPARERL from the exons AAATATCGCTACCAAGATGAGGACAGCCCGCCCCTGGAGCAGAGCCCGGCACATCTCCCCAACCAG GCGAATTCTCCTCCTGTCATCGTCAATACGGACACACTGGAGGCACCAGCATAT GTAAACGGGACAGAGGGGGAGATGGAATATGAAGAAATCACGTTGGAACGG GGTAATTCCGGGCTGGGGTTCAGCATTGCTGGGGGGACGGACAACCCCCACATTGGGGATGACCCCAGCATCTTCATCACCAAAATCATCCCAGGGGGAGCAGCGGCTCAGGATGGCCGGCTCAG GGTGAACGATAGCATCCTGTTTGTGAACGATGTGGATGTGCGGGAGGTGACGCACAGCACGGCGGTGGAGGCGCTGAAGGAAGCTGGCTCCATTGTGCGTCTCTATGTCATGCGGCGCAAGGCCCTGGCTGAAAAGGTCATGGAGGTGAAGCTCATCAAGGGGCCAAAAG GTCTGGGATTCAGCATCGCAGGGGGTGTGGGCAACCAGCATATCCCCGGGGACAACAGCATCTACGTCACCAAGATCATCGAGGGGGGGGCTGCTCACAAGGATGGACGCCTCCAGATTGGGGACAAGATCCTCGCG gtaAACAATGTCAGCCTGGAGGACGTGATGCATGAGGATGCAGTGGCCGCGCTGAAGAACACGTATGATGTCGTCTACCTGAAAGTGGCGAAACCCACGAACATGTACCTCAATGACTCCTATGCCCCGCCCGACATCACCACCT CGTACTCCCAGCACCTGGACAATGAAATCAGCCACCAGAGTTACCTGGGGACTGACTACCCACAAGCCATGACCCCCACCTCTCCCCGGCGCTACTCCCCCATACCCAAGGAGATGATGGGGGAAGAGGACATACCCAG GGAACCCCGCAGGATCATCATCCACCGTGGCTCGACCGGCCTAGGATTCAATATTGTTGGGGGAGAGGATGGCGAGGGAATCTTCATCTCCTTCATCCTAGCTGGGGGGCCAGCTGACCTGAGTGGGGAGCTGCGGAAAGGGGACCAGATCCTCTCG GTGAATGGTGTGGATCTCAGGAATGCAACCCATGAACAGGCTGCAATCGCACTGAAAAATGCTGGCCAGACGGTGACTATCATCGCCCAGTATAAACCTGATG aGTATAGTCGCTTCGAGGCCAAAATCCACGACCTGCGGGAGCAGCTCATGAACAGCAGCCTGGGGTCTGGCACCGCCTCACTGCGCAGCAACCCCAAGCGGGGCTTTTATATCCG GGCGCTGTTTGACTATGACAAGACAAAGGACTGTGGGTTCCTGAGCCAGGCGCTGAGCTTCCGCTTCGGGGATGTGCTGCACGTGGTCGATGCCTCGGACGACGAGTGGTGGCAGGCGCGGCGGGTGCACCCCGACAGTGAAGGCGATGAGATCGGCTTCGTGCCCAGCAAGAGACG GGTGGAGCGCCGGGAGTGGACGCGGTTAAAGGCCAAG gaTCGGGTTCCAGGATCGGGCTCTCAAG GTCGTGAGGACTCAGTCCTGAGCTACGAGACTGTCATGCAAATGGAAG TGCACTACGCTCGCCCCATCATTATTCTGGGGCCTACCAAGGACCGAGCCAATGACGACTTGCTCTCTGAATTCCCCGACAAATTTGGATCCTGCGTCCCAC acaccACGCGGCCAAAGCGGGAGTATGAGGTGGACGGGCGGGACTACCACTTCGTGGCCTCGCGGGAGAAGATGGAGAAGGACATCCAGAGCCACAAGTTCATCGAGGCCGGGCAGTACAATAGCCACCTCTATGGAACCAGCGTCCAGTCCGTCCGTGAGGTGGCCGAGCAG GGCAAACACTGCATCCTGGACGTGTCGGCCAATGCCGTGCGGCGGctccaggctgcccagctccaccCTATCGCCATCTTCATCCGGCCCCGGTCGCTGGAGAACATCCT agaaATCAGCAAGCGGATAACGGAGGAGCAGGCGCGGAAAGCCTTCGATCGAGCTGTCAAGCTGGAGCAAGAATTCACAGAGTGTTTCTCCG CCATCGTGGAAGGCGATAGCTTCGAGGAGATCTACCACAAAATCAAACGGATTATTGAAGAGCTCTCCGGGCCATACATATGGATACCGGCCCGCGAGAGACTTTAG
- the DLG4 gene encoding disks large homolog 4 isoform X2, whose product MKGRTKLSSMCLCVKYRYQDEDSPPLEQSPAHLPNQVKAPELVHVSEKNLSQIESIHGYVSHSHVSPMKANSPPVIVNTDTLEAPAYVNGTEGEMEYEEITLERGNSGLGFSIAGGTDNPHIGDDPSIFITKIIPGGAAAQDGRLRVNDSILFVNDVDVREVTHSTAVEALKEAGSIVRLYVMRRKALAEKVMEVKLIKGPKGLGFSIAGGVGNQHIPGDNSIYVTKIIEGGAAHKDGRLQIGDKILAVNNVSLEDVMHEDAVAALKNTYDVVYLKVAKPTNMYLNDSYAPPDITTSYSQHLDNEISHQSYLGTDYPQAMTPTSPRRYSPIPKEMMGEEDIPREPRRIIIHRGSTGLGFNIVGGEDGEGIFISFILAGGPADLSGELRKGDQILSVNGVDLRNATHEQAAIALKNAGQTVTIIAQYKPDEYSRFEAKIHDLREQLMNSSLGSGTASLRSNPKRGFYIRALFDYDKTKDCGFLSQALSFRFGDVLHVVDASDDEWWQARRVHPDSEGDEIGFVPSKRRVERREWTRLKAKDRVPGSGSQGREDSVLSYETVMQMEVHYARPIIILGPTKDRANDDLLSEFPDKFGSCVPHTTRPKREYEVDGRDYHFVASREKMEKDIQSHKFIEAGQYNSHLYGTSVQSVREVAEQGKHCILDVSANAVRRLQAAQLHPIAIFIRPRSLENILEISKRITEEQARKAFDRAVKLEQEFTECFSAIVEGDSFEEIYHKIKRIIEELSGPYIWIPARERL is encoded by the exons AAATATCGCTACCAAGATGAGGACAGCCCGCCCCTGGAGCAGAGCCCGGCACATCTCCCCAACCAGGTAAAGGCCCCCGAGCTGGTCCACGTCTCGGAGAAGAACTTATCCCAGATCGAGAGCATCCACGGCTACGTGTCCCACTCCCACGTCTCCCCCATGAAG GCGAATTCTCCTCCTGTCATCGTCAATACGGACACACTGGAGGCACCAGCATAT GTAAACGGGACAGAGGGGGAGATGGAATATGAAGAAATCACGTTGGAACGG GGTAATTCCGGGCTGGGGTTCAGCATTGCTGGGGGGACGGACAACCCCCACATTGGGGATGACCCCAGCATCTTCATCACCAAAATCATCCCAGGGGGAGCAGCGGCTCAGGATGGCCGGCTCAG GGTGAACGATAGCATCCTGTTTGTGAACGATGTGGATGTGCGGGAGGTGACGCACAGCACGGCGGTGGAGGCGCTGAAGGAAGCTGGCTCCATTGTGCGTCTCTATGTCATGCGGCGCAAGGCCCTGGCTGAAAAGGTCATGGAGGTGAAGCTCATCAAGGGGCCAAAAG GTCTGGGATTCAGCATCGCAGGGGGTGTGGGCAACCAGCATATCCCCGGGGACAACAGCATCTACGTCACCAAGATCATCGAGGGGGGGGCTGCTCACAAGGATGGACGCCTCCAGATTGGGGACAAGATCCTCGCG gtaAACAATGTCAGCCTGGAGGACGTGATGCATGAGGATGCAGTGGCCGCGCTGAAGAACACGTATGATGTCGTCTACCTGAAAGTGGCGAAACCCACGAACATGTACCTCAATGACTCCTATGCCCCGCCCGACATCACCACCT CGTACTCCCAGCACCTGGACAATGAAATCAGCCACCAGAGTTACCTGGGGACTGACTACCCACAAGCCATGACCCCCACCTCTCCCCGGCGCTACTCCCCCATACCCAAGGAGATGATGGGGGAAGAGGACATACCCAG GGAACCCCGCAGGATCATCATCCACCGTGGCTCGACCGGCCTAGGATTCAATATTGTTGGGGGAGAGGATGGCGAGGGAATCTTCATCTCCTTCATCCTAGCTGGGGGGCCAGCTGACCTGAGTGGGGAGCTGCGGAAAGGGGACCAGATCCTCTCG GTGAATGGTGTGGATCTCAGGAATGCAACCCATGAACAGGCTGCAATCGCACTGAAAAATGCTGGCCAGACGGTGACTATCATCGCCCAGTATAAACCTGATG aGTATAGTCGCTTCGAGGCCAAAATCCACGACCTGCGGGAGCAGCTCATGAACAGCAGCCTGGGGTCTGGCACCGCCTCACTGCGCAGCAACCCCAAGCGGGGCTTTTATATCCG GGCGCTGTTTGACTATGACAAGACAAAGGACTGTGGGTTCCTGAGCCAGGCGCTGAGCTTCCGCTTCGGGGATGTGCTGCACGTGGTCGATGCCTCGGACGACGAGTGGTGGCAGGCGCGGCGGGTGCACCCCGACAGTGAAGGCGATGAGATCGGCTTCGTGCCCAGCAAGAGACG GGTGGAGCGCCGGGAGTGGACGCGGTTAAAGGCCAAG gaTCGGGTTCCAGGATCGGGCTCTCAAG GTCGTGAGGACTCAGTCCTGAGCTACGAGACTGTCATGCAAATGGAAG TGCACTACGCTCGCCCCATCATTATTCTGGGGCCTACCAAGGACCGAGCCAATGACGACTTGCTCTCTGAATTCCCCGACAAATTTGGATCCTGCGTCCCAC acaccACGCGGCCAAAGCGGGAGTATGAGGTGGACGGGCGGGACTACCACTTCGTGGCCTCGCGGGAGAAGATGGAGAAGGACATCCAGAGCCACAAGTTCATCGAGGCCGGGCAGTACAATAGCCACCTCTATGGAACCAGCGTCCAGTCCGTCCGTGAGGTGGCCGAGCAG GGCAAACACTGCATCCTGGACGTGTCGGCCAATGCCGTGCGGCGGctccaggctgcccagctccaccCTATCGCCATCTTCATCCGGCCCCGGTCGCTGGAGAACATCCT agaaATCAGCAAGCGGATAACGGAGGAGCAGGCGCGGAAAGCCTTCGATCGAGCTGTCAAGCTGGAGCAAGAATTCACAGAGTGTTTCTCCG CCATCGTGGAAGGCGATAGCTTCGAGGAGATCTACCACAAAATCAAACGGATTATTGAAGAGCTCTCCGGGCCATACATATGGATACCGGCCCGCGAGAGACTTTAG
- the DLG4 gene encoding disks large homolog 4 isoform X5 produces MCLCVKYRYQDEDSPPLEQSPAHLPNQANSPPVIVNTDTLEAPAYVNGTEGEMEYEEITLERGNSGLGFSIAGGTDNPHIGDDPSIFITKIIPGGAAAQDGRLRVNDSILFVNDVDVREVTHSTAVEALKEAGSIVRLYVMRRKALAEKVMEVKLIKGPKGLGFSIAGGVGNQHIPGDNSIYVTKIIEGGAAHKDGRLQIGDKILAVNNVSLEDVMHEDAVAALKNTYDVVYLKVAKPTNMYLNDSYAPPDITTSYSQHLDNEISHQSYLGTDYPQAMTPTSPRRYSPIPKEMMGEEDIPREPRRIIIHRGSTGLGFNIVGGEDGEGIFISFILAGGPADLSGELRKGDQILSVNGVDLRNATHEQAAIALKNAGQTVTIIAQYKPDEYSRFEAKIHDLREQLMNSSLGSGTASLRSNPKRGFYIRALFDYDKTKDCGFLSQALSFRFGDVLHVVDASDDEWWQARRVHPDSEGDEIGFVPSKRRVERREWTRLKAKDRVPGSGSQGREDSVLSYETVMQMEVHYARPIIILGPTKDRANDDLLSEFPDKFGSCVPHTTRPKREYEVDGRDYHFVASREKMEKDIQSHKFIEAGQYNSHLYGTSVQSVREVAEQGKHCILDVSANAVRRLQAAQLHPIAIFIRPRSLENILEISKRITEEQARKAFDRAVKLEQEFTECFSAIVEGDSFEEIYHKIKRIIEELSGPYIWIPARERL; encoded by the exons AAATATCGCTACCAAGATGAGGACAGCCCGCCCCTGGAGCAGAGCCCGGCACATCTCCCCAACCAG GCGAATTCTCCTCCTGTCATCGTCAATACGGACACACTGGAGGCACCAGCATAT GTAAACGGGACAGAGGGGGAGATGGAATATGAAGAAATCACGTTGGAACGG GGTAATTCCGGGCTGGGGTTCAGCATTGCTGGGGGGACGGACAACCCCCACATTGGGGATGACCCCAGCATCTTCATCACCAAAATCATCCCAGGGGGAGCAGCGGCTCAGGATGGCCGGCTCAG GGTGAACGATAGCATCCTGTTTGTGAACGATGTGGATGTGCGGGAGGTGACGCACAGCACGGCGGTGGAGGCGCTGAAGGAAGCTGGCTCCATTGTGCGTCTCTATGTCATGCGGCGCAAGGCCCTGGCTGAAAAGGTCATGGAGGTGAAGCTCATCAAGGGGCCAAAAG GTCTGGGATTCAGCATCGCAGGGGGTGTGGGCAACCAGCATATCCCCGGGGACAACAGCATCTACGTCACCAAGATCATCGAGGGGGGGGCTGCTCACAAGGATGGACGCCTCCAGATTGGGGACAAGATCCTCGCG gtaAACAATGTCAGCCTGGAGGACGTGATGCATGAGGATGCAGTGGCCGCGCTGAAGAACACGTATGATGTCGTCTACCTGAAAGTGGCGAAACCCACGAACATGTACCTCAATGACTCCTATGCCCCGCCCGACATCACCACCT CGTACTCCCAGCACCTGGACAATGAAATCAGCCACCAGAGTTACCTGGGGACTGACTACCCACAAGCCATGACCCCCACCTCTCCCCGGCGCTACTCCCCCATACCCAAGGAGATGATGGGGGAAGAGGACATACCCAG GGAACCCCGCAGGATCATCATCCACCGTGGCTCGACCGGCCTAGGATTCAATATTGTTGGGGGAGAGGATGGCGAGGGAATCTTCATCTCCTTCATCCTAGCTGGGGGGCCAGCTGACCTGAGTGGGGAGCTGCGGAAAGGGGACCAGATCCTCTCG GTGAATGGTGTGGATCTCAGGAATGCAACCCATGAACAGGCTGCAATCGCACTGAAAAATGCTGGCCAGACGGTGACTATCATCGCCCAGTATAAACCTGATG aGTATAGTCGCTTCGAGGCCAAAATCCACGACCTGCGGGAGCAGCTCATGAACAGCAGCCTGGGGTCTGGCACCGCCTCACTGCGCAGCAACCCCAAGCGGGGCTTTTATATCCG GGCGCTGTTTGACTATGACAAGACAAAGGACTGTGGGTTCCTGAGCCAGGCGCTGAGCTTCCGCTTCGGGGATGTGCTGCACGTGGTCGATGCCTCGGACGACGAGTGGTGGCAGGCGCGGCGGGTGCACCCCGACAGTGAAGGCGATGAGATCGGCTTCGTGCCCAGCAAGAGACG GGTGGAGCGCCGGGAGTGGACGCGGTTAAAGGCCAAG gaTCGGGTTCCAGGATCGGGCTCTCAAG GTCGTGAGGACTCAGTCCTGAGCTACGAGACTGTCATGCAAATGGAAG TGCACTACGCTCGCCCCATCATTATTCTGGGGCCTACCAAGGACCGAGCCAATGACGACTTGCTCTCTGAATTCCCCGACAAATTTGGATCCTGCGTCCCAC acaccACGCGGCCAAAGCGGGAGTATGAGGTGGACGGGCGGGACTACCACTTCGTGGCCTCGCGGGAGAAGATGGAGAAGGACATCCAGAGCCACAAGTTCATCGAGGCCGGGCAGTACAATAGCCACCTCTATGGAACCAGCGTCCAGTCCGTCCGTGAGGTGGCCGAGCAG GGCAAACACTGCATCCTGGACGTGTCGGCCAATGCCGTGCGGCGGctccaggctgcccagctccaccCTATCGCCATCTTCATCCGGCCCCGGTCGCTGGAGAACATCCT agaaATCAGCAAGCGGATAACGGAGGAGCAGGCGCGGAAAGCCTTCGATCGAGCTGTCAAGCTGGAGCAAGAATTCACAGAGTGTTTCTCCG CCATCGTGGAAGGCGATAGCTTCGAGGAGATCTACCACAAAATCAAACGGATTATTGAAGAGCTCTCCGGGCCATACATATGGATACCGGCCCGCGAGAGACTTTAG
- the DLG4 gene encoding disks large homolog 4 isoform X4, with amino-acid sequence MGLNGVSPPFRKLGCFPPVMCQCKVICSNRTLSLMFGCKKYRYQDEDSPPLEQSPAHLPNQANSPPVIVNTDTLEAPAYVNGTEGEMEYEEITLERGNSGLGFSIAGGTDNPHIGDDPSIFITKIIPGGAAAQDGRLRVNDSILFVNDVDVREVTHSTAVEALKEAGSIVRLYVMRRKALAEKVMEVKLIKGPKGLGFSIAGGVGNQHIPGDNSIYVTKIIEGGAAHKDGRLQIGDKILAVNNVSLEDVMHEDAVAALKNTYDVVYLKVAKPTNMYLNDSYAPPDITTSYSQHLDNEISHQSYLGTDYPQAMTPTSPRRYSPIPKEMMGEEDIPREPRRIIIHRGSTGLGFNIVGGEDGEGIFISFILAGGPADLSGELRKGDQILSVNGVDLRNATHEQAAIALKNAGQTVTIIAQYKPDEYSRFEAKIHDLREQLMNSSLGSGTASLRSNPKRGFYIRALFDYDKTKDCGFLSQALSFRFGDVLHVVDASDDEWWQARRVHPDSEGDEIGFVPSKRRVERREWTRLKAKDRVPGSGSQGREDSVLSYETVMQMEVHYARPIIILGPTKDRANDDLLSEFPDKFGSCVPHTTRPKREYEVDGRDYHFVASREKMEKDIQSHKFIEAGQYNSHLYGTSVQSVREVAEQGKHCILDVSANAVRRLQAAQLHPIAIFIRPRSLENILEISKRITEEQARKAFDRAVKLEQEFTECFSAIVEGDSFEEIYHKIKRIIEELSGPYIWIPARERL; translated from the exons AAATATCGCTACCAAGATGAGGACAGCCCGCCCCTGGAGCAGAGCCCGGCACATCTCCCCAACCAG GCGAATTCTCCTCCTGTCATCGTCAATACGGACACACTGGAGGCACCAGCATAT GTAAACGGGACAGAGGGGGAGATGGAATATGAAGAAATCACGTTGGAACGG GGTAATTCCGGGCTGGGGTTCAGCATTGCTGGGGGGACGGACAACCCCCACATTGGGGATGACCCCAGCATCTTCATCACCAAAATCATCCCAGGGGGAGCAGCGGCTCAGGATGGCCGGCTCAG GGTGAACGATAGCATCCTGTTTGTGAACGATGTGGATGTGCGGGAGGTGACGCACAGCACGGCGGTGGAGGCGCTGAAGGAAGCTGGCTCCATTGTGCGTCTCTATGTCATGCGGCGCAAGGCCCTGGCTGAAAAGGTCATGGAGGTGAAGCTCATCAAGGGGCCAAAAG GTCTGGGATTCAGCATCGCAGGGGGTGTGGGCAACCAGCATATCCCCGGGGACAACAGCATCTACGTCACCAAGATCATCGAGGGGGGGGCTGCTCACAAGGATGGACGCCTCCAGATTGGGGACAAGATCCTCGCG gtaAACAATGTCAGCCTGGAGGACGTGATGCATGAGGATGCAGTGGCCGCGCTGAAGAACACGTATGATGTCGTCTACCTGAAAGTGGCGAAACCCACGAACATGTACCTCAATGACTCCTATGCCCCGCCCGACATCACCACCT CGTACTCCCAGCACCTGGACAATGAAATCAGCCACCAGAGTTACCTGGGGACTGACTACCCACAAGCCATGACCCCCACCTCTCCCCGGCGCTACTCCCCCATACCCAAGGAGATGATGGGGGAAGAGGACATACCCAG GGAACCCCGCAGGATCATCATCCACCGTGGCTCGACCGGCCTAGGATTCAATATTGTTGGGGGAGAGGATGGCGAGGGAATCTTCATCTCCTTCATCCTAGCTGGGGGGCCAGCTGACCTGAGTGGGGAGCTGCGGAAAGGGGACCAGATCCTCTCG GTGAATGGTGTGGATCTCAGGAATGCAACCCATGAACAGGCTGCAATCGCACTGAAAAATGCTGGCCAGACGGTGACTATCATCGCCCAGTATAAACCTGATG aGTATAGTCGCTTCGAGGCCAAAATCCACGACCTGCGGGAGCAGCTCATGAACAGCAGCCTGGGGTCTGGCACCGCCTCACTGCGCAGCAACCCCAAGCGGGGCTTTTATATCCG GGCGCTGTTTGACTATGACAAGACAAAGGACTGTGGGTTCCTGAGCCAGGCGCTGAGCTTCCGCTTCGGGGATGTGCTGCACGTGGTCGATGCCTCGGACGACGAGTGGTGGCAGGCGCGGCGGGTGCACCCCGACAGTGAAGGCGATGAGATCGGCTTCGTGCCCAGCAAGAGACG GGTGGAGCGCCGGGAGTGGACGCGGTTAAAGGCCAAG gaTCGGGTTCCAGGATCGGGCTCTCAAG GTCGTGAGGACTCAGTCCTGAGCTACGAGACTGTCATGCAAATGGAAG TGCACTACGCTCGCCCCATCATTATTCTGGGGCCTACCAAGGACCGAGCCAATGACGACTTGCTCTCTGAATTCCCCGACAAATTTGGATCCTGCGTCCCAC acaccACGCGGCCAAAGCGGGAGTATGAGGTGGACGGGCGGGACTACCACTTCGTGGCCTCGCGGGAGAAGATGGAGAAGGACATCCAGAGCCACAAGTTCATCGAGGCCGGGCAGTACAATAGCCACCTCTATGGAACCAGCGTCCAGTCCGTCCGTGAGGTGGCCGAGCAG GGCAAACACTGCATCCTGGACGTGTCGGCCAATGCCGTGCGGCGGctccaggctgcccagctccaccCTATCGCCATCTTCATCCGGCCCCGGTCGCTGGAGAACATCCT agaaATCAGCAAGCGGATAACGGAGGAGCAGGCGCGGAAAGCCTTCGATCGAGCTGTCAAGCTGGAGCAAGAATTCACAGAGTGTTTCTCCG CCATCGTGGAAGGCGATAGCTTCGAGGAGATCTACCACAAAATCAAACGGATTATTGAAGAGCTCTCCGGGCCATACATATGGATACCGGCCCGCGAGAGACTTTAG
- the DLG4 gene encoding disks large homolog 4 isoform X1 produces the protein MGLNGVSPPFRKLGCFPPVMCQCKVICSNRTLSLMFGCKKYRYQDEDSPPLEQSPAHLPNQVKAPELVHVSEKNLSQIESIHGYVSHSHVSPMKANSPPVIVNTDTLEAPAYVNGTEGEMEYEEITLERGNSGLGFSIAGGTDNPHIGDDPSIFITKIIPGGAAAQDGRLRVNDSILFVNDVDVREVTHSTAVEALKEAGSIVRLYVMRRKALAEKVMEVKLIKGPKGLGFSIAGGVGNQHIPGDNSIYVTKIIEGGAAHKDGRLQIGDKILAVNNVSLEDVMHEDAVAALKNTYDVVYLKVAKPTNMYLNDSYAPPDITTSYSQHLDNEISHQSYLGTDYPQAMTPTSPRRYSPIPKEMMGEEDIPREPRRIIIHRGSTGLGFNIVGGEDGEGIFISFILAGGPADLSGELRKGDQILSVNGVDLRNATHEQAAIALKNAGQTVTIIAQYKPDEYSRFEAKIHDLREQLMNSSLGSGTASLRSNPKRGFYIRALFDYDKTKDCGFLSQALSFRFGDVLHVVDASDDEWWQARRVHPDSEGDEIGFVPSKRRVERREWTRLKAKDRVPGSGSQGREDSVLSYETVMQMEVHYARPIIILGPTKDRANDDLLSEFPDKFGSCVPHTTRPKREYEVDGRDYHFVASREKMEKDIQSHKFIEAGQYNSHLYGTSVQSVREVAEQGKHCILDVSANAVRRLQAAQLHPIAIFIRPRSLENILEISKRITEEQARKAFDRAVKLEQEFTECFSAIVEGDSFEEIYHKIKRIIEELSGPYIWIPARERL, from the exons AAATATCGCTACCAAGATGAGGACAGCCCGCCCCTGGAGCAGAGCCCGGCACATCTCCCCAACCAGGTAAAGGCCCCCGAGCTGGTCCACGTCTCGGAGAAGAACTTATCCCAGATCGAGAGCATCCACGGCTACGTGTCCCACTCCCACGTCTCCCCCATGAAG GCGAATTCTCCTCCTGTCATCGTCAATACGGACACACTGGAGGCACCAGCATAT GTAAACGGGACAGAGGGGGAGATGGAATATGAAGAAATCACGTTGGAACGG GGTAATTCCGGGCTGGGGTTCAGCATTGCTGGGGGGACGGACAACCCCCACATTGGGGATGACCCCAGCATCTTCATCACCAAAATCATCCCAGGGGGAGCAGCGGCTCAGGATGGCCGGCTCAG GGTGAACGATAGCATCCTGTTTGTGAACGATGTGGATGTGCGGGAGGTGACGCACAGCACGGCGGTGGAGGCGCTGAAGGAAGCTGGCTCCATTGTGCGTCTCTATGTCATGCGGCGCAAGGCCCTGGCTGAAAAGGTCATGGAGGTGAAGCTCATCAAGGGGCCAAAAG GTCTGGGATTCAGCATCGCAGGGGGTGTGGGCAACCAGCATATCCCCGGGGACAACAGCATCTACGTCACCAAGATCATCGAGGGGGGGGCTGCTCACAAGGATGGACGCCTCCAGATTGGGGACAAGATCCTCGCG gtaAACAATGTCAGCCTGGAGGACGTGATGCATGAGGATGCAGTGGCCGCGCTGAAGAACACGTATGATGTCGTCTACCTGAAAGTGGCGAAACCCACGAACATGTACCTCAATGACTCCTATGCCCCGCCCGACATCACCACCT CGTACTCCCAGCACCTGGACAATGAAATCAGCCACCAGAGTTACCTGGGGACTGACTACCCACAAGCCATGACCCCCACCTCTCCCCGGCGCTACTCCCCCATACCCAAGGAGATGATGGGGGAAGAGGACATACCCAG GGAACCCCGCAGGATCATCATCCACCGTGGCTCGACCGGCCTAGGATTCAATATTGTTGGGGGAGAGGATGGCGAGGGAATCTTCATCTCCTTCATCCTAGCTGGGGGGCCAGCTGACCTGAGTGGGGAGCTGCGGAAAGGGGACCAGATCCTCTCG GTGAATGGTGTGGATCTCAGGAATGCAACCCATGAACAGGCTGCAATCGCACTGAAAAATGCTGGCCAGACGGTGACTATCATCGCCCAGTATAAACCTGATG aGTATAGTCGCTTCGAGGCCAAAATCCACGACCTGCGGGAGCAGCTCATGAACAGCAGCCTGGGGTCTGGCACCGCCTCACTGCGCAGCAACCCCAAGCGGGGCTTTTATATCCG GGCGCTGTTTGACTATGACAAGACAAAGGACTGTGGGTTCCTGAGCCAGGCGCTGAGCTTCCGCTTCGGGGATGTGCTGCACGTGGTCGATGCCTCGGACGACGAGTGGTGGCAGGCGCGGCGGGTGCACCCCGACAGTGAAGGCGATGAGATCGGCTTCGTGCCCAGCAAGAGACG GGTGGAGCGCCGGGAGTGGACGCGGTTAAAGGCCAAG gaTCGGGTTCCAGGATCGGGCTCTCAAG GTCGTGAGGACTCAGTCCTGAGCTACGAGACTGTCATGCAAATGGAAG TGCACTACGCTCGCCCCATCATTATTCTGGGGCCTACCAAGGACCGAGCCAATGACGACTTGCTCTCTGAATTCCCCGACAAATTTGGATCCTGCGTCCCAC acaccACGCGGCCAAAGCGGGAGTATGAGGTGGACGGGCGGGACTACCACTTCGTGGCCTCGCGGGAGAAGATGGAGAAGGACATCCAGAGCCACAAGTTCATCGAGGCCGGGCAGTACAATAGCCACCTCTATGGAACCAGCGTCCAGTCCGTCCGTGAGGTGGCCGAGCAG GGCAAACACTGCATCCTGGACGTGTCGGCCAATGCCGTGCGGCGGctccaggctgcccagctccaccCTATCGCCATCTTCATCCGGCCCCGGTCGCTGGAGAACATCCT agaaATCAGCAAGCGGATAACGGAGGAGCAGGCGCGGAAAGCCTTCGATCGAGCTGTCAAGCTGGAGCAAGAATTCACAGAGTGTTTCTCCG CCATCGTGGAAGGCGATAGCTTCGAGGAGATCTACCACAAAATCAAACGGATTATTGAAGAGCTCTCCGGGCCATACATATGGATACCGGCCCGCGAGAGACTTTAG